In Peromyscus eremicus chromosome 15, PerEre_H2_v1, whole genome shotgun sequence, a genomic segment contains:
- the Pex19 gene encoding peroxisomal biogenesis factor 19 isoform X1: MAAAEEGCDVGVEADRELEELLESALDDFDKAKPSPAPPPTTSAPDASGPQKRSPGDTAKDALFASQEKFFQELFDSELASQATAEFEKAMKELAEEEPHLVEQFQKLSEAAGRVGSDANSQQEFTSCLKETLSGLAKNATDLQNSGMSEEELTKAMEGLGMDEGDGEGNILPIMQSIMQNLLSKDVLYPSLKEITEKYPEWLQSHQESIPPEQFEKYQEQHTVMGKICEQFEAETPTDSEATHRARFETVLDLMQQLQDLGHPPKELAGEMPPGLNFDLDTLNLSGPPGANGEQCLIM, translated from the exons ATGGCGGCCGCTGAGGAAGGTTGCGATGTTGGGGTCGAAGCGGACCGGGAACTGGAGGAGCTTCTGGAAA GTGCTCTTGATGATTTCGATAAAGCCAAACCCTCCCCAGCACCCCCTCCTACCACCTCGGCCCCTGATGCTTCAGGGCCCCAGAAGAGATCGCCAGGAGACACTGCCAAA GATGCCCTCTTCGCCTCCCAAGAGAAGTTTTTCCAGGAACTGTTTGACAGTGAGCTGGCTTCCCAGGCCACCGCGGAGTTTGAGAAGGCAATGAAGGAGCTGGCTGAAGAAGAGCCCCACCTGGTGGAACAGTTCCAAAAGCTCTCAGAAGCAGCTGGGAGAGTGG GCAGTGATGCAAACTCTCAACAAGAATTTACTTCTTGCCTAAAGGAGACGTTAAGTGGGCTAGCCAAAAATGCCACTGACCTTCAG AACTCGGGCATGTCTGAAGAGGAGCTGACCAAAGCCATGGAAGGGCTGGGCATGGATGAAGGGGATGGGGAAGGGAACATTCTCCCCATCATGCAGAGTATCATGCAGAACCTACTGTCTAAAGATGTACTGTACCCATCCCTAAAGGAGATCACGGAAAAG TATCCAGAATGGTTGCAGAGTCACCAGGAATCTATTCCTCCAGAGCAGTTTGAAAAGTATCAGGAGCAGCACACTGTTATGGGCAAAATATGTGAGCAGTTTGAGGCAGAGACACCCACGGACAGTGAGGCTACTCACAGGGCTCGTTTCGAGACGGTGCTGGACCTTATGCAGCAG ttaCAGGACTTGGGCCATCCTCCAAAAGagctggctggggagatg CCTCCTGGCCTCAACTTTGACCTGGATACCCTCAATCTATCGGGCCCACCAGGTGCCAATGGCGAACAGTGTCTGATCATGTGA
- the Pex19 gene encoding peroxisomal biogenesis factor 19 isoform X2 → MLGSKRTGNWRSFWKDALFASQEKFFQELFDSELASQATAEFEKAMKELAEEEPHLVEQFQKLSEAAGRVGSDANSQQEFTSCLKETLSGLAKNATDLQNSGMSEEELTKAMEGLGMDEGDGEGNILPIMQSIMQNLLSKDVLYPSLKEITEKYPEWLQSHQESIPPEQFEKYQEQHTVMGKICEQFEAETPTDSEATHRARFETVLDLMQQLQDLGHPPKELAGEMPPGLNFDLDTLNLSGPPGANGEQCLIM, encoded by the exons ATGTTGGGGTCGAAGCGGACCGGGAACTGGAGGAGCTTCTGGAAA GATGCCCTCTTCGCCTCCCAAGAGAAGTTTTTCCAGGAACTGTTTGACAGTGAGCTGGCTTCCCAGGCCACCGCGGAGTTTGAGAAGGCAATGAAGGAGCTGGCTGAAGAAGAGCCCCACCTGGTGGAACAGTTCCAAAAGCTCTCAGAAGCAGCTGGGAGAGTGG GCAGTGATGCAAACTCTCAACAAGAATTTACTTCTTGCCTAAAGGAGACGTTAAGTGGGCTAGCCAAAAATGCCACTGACCTTCAG AACTCGGGCATGTCTGAAGAGGAGCTGACCAAAGCCATGGAAGGGCTGGGCATGGATGAAGGGGATGGGGAAGGGAACATTCTCCCCATCATGCAGAGTATCATGCAGAACCTACTGTCTAAAGATGTACTGTACCCATCCCTAAAGGAGATCACGGAAAAG TATCCAGAATGGTTGCAGAGTCACCAGGAATCTATTCCTCCAGAGCAGTTTGAAAAGTATCAGGAGCAGCACACTGTTATGGGCAAAATATGTGAGCAGTTTGAGGCAGAGACACCCACGGACAGTGAGGCTACTCACAGGGCTCGTTTCGAGACGGTGCTGGACCTTATGCAGCAG ttaCAGGACTTGGGCCATCCTCCAAAAGagctggctggggagatg CCTCCTGGCCTCAACTTTGACCTGGATACCCTCAATCTATCGGGCCCACCAGGTGCCAATGGCGAACAGTGTCTGATCATGTGA